A window of the Synechococcus sp. M16.1 genome harbors these coding sequences:
- a CDS encoding undecaprenyl-diphosphate phosphatase, with protein MADPSASLTLLEACWRDLVLGVVQGLTEFLPISSTAHLKVVPELLGWGDPGVSVTAAIQLGSIVAVIAYFRTDLSQVLRGISRAFRNGQWREPEARLGFAMVVGTLPILLIGLGIKFAWAQGYEQSPLRSVPSIAIVSIVMALLLALAERVGARRKQLSEVSGRDGLLVGLAQALALIPGVSRSGSTLTAALFDGWQRADAARFSFLLGIPAITIAGLVELKDALASSPGNGPLPLLVGIGSAAVVSWLAIDWLLKFLQRNSTWVFVAYRMLFGLLLLVWWGVHGAH; from the coding sequence ATGGCGGACCCCTCTGCATCCCTCACCCTGCTTGAGGCCTGCTGGCGTGATCTGGTGTTGGGGGTGGTTCAAGGACTCACTGAATTTCTGCCGATCAGCAGCACCGCTCATTTGAAAGTGGTGCCTGAGCTCCTGGGTTGGGGCGATCCGGGTGTCTCCGTGACCGCCGCCATTCAGCTGGGCAGCATCGTTGCCGTCATCGCCTATTTCCGCACCGATCTCAGCCAGGTGTTGCGGGGCATCAGCCGCGCCTTTCGCAATGGCCAGTGGCGCGAACCCGAGGCGCGCCTCGGGTTCGCCATGGTGGTGGGCACCCTGCCGATCTTGCTGATCGGATTGGGGATCAAATTCGCCTGGGCCCAGGGCTACGAACAGTCACCCCTGCGCAGTGTTCCCTCGATTGCCATCGTCTCGATCGTGATGGCGTTGCTGCTGGCCTTGGCTGAACGCGTCGGCGCACGGCGCAAGCAGCTTTCAGAGGTTTCAGGCCGCGATGGCCTGCTGGTGGGGCTGGCCCAGGCCCTCGCATTGATCCCGGGGGTCTCGCGTTCCGGCAGCACCCTCACGGCGGCCTTGTTCGACGGTTGGCAGCGTGCTGATGCAGCCCGGTTTTCCTTTCTATTGGGCATTCCCGCCATCACCATCGCAGGTTTGGTGGAGCTCAAGGATGCTTTGGCCTCCAGCCCTGGCAACGGTCCCCTGCCGTTGCTGGTCGGAATTGGTTCGGCTGCAGTGGTGTCGTGGCTGGCGATCGATTGGTTGCTGAAGTTCCTGCAGCGCAACAGCACCTGGGTTTTCGTCGCTTACCGGATGCTGTTCGGGCTGCTGTTGCTGGTCTGGTGGGGCGTTCACGGCGCACACTGA
- a CDS encoding DUF3120 domain-containing protein yields the protein MIGGTWQTSAPARSWSFPVARIAAAMVVLPVFLQAPWVRLDPFSATLFTGVLVAAGLVMHQSRSQTTSDLGSLLVGFSGSWLAGCIFWGWLRAHPVLHLPVEAFAVPVALGGLQGRWRLAATFYLSSLVGTACTDLAMAATGVMQFWPAVVTASLDQAPLLLHQAGTHLLQPLPLVTLVVSAVLVLLAGRRLSRNSGGFTGDVGSMAAAVLITTLWVDGLFLLSALLQPGLSGLIE from the coding sequence TTGATCGGCGGCACCTGGCAAACATCAGCCCCCGCTCGGTCGTGGTCCTTTCCCGTGGCCCGCATCGCCGCAGCCATGGTGGTGCTGCCGGTGTTCCTGCAAGCCCCCTGGGTAAGGCTTGATCCGTTCTCAGCCACCTTGTTCACCGGAGTTCTGGTTGCAGCTGGACTGGTGATGCACCAGAGCCGCTCCCAGACAACATCCGACCTGGGTTCCCTGCTGGTGGGTTTCAGCGGTAGCTGGCTGGCAGGTTGCATTTTCTGGGGTTGGCTGCGGGCCCATCCCGTTCTGCACCTGCCGGTGGAAGCCTTCGCCGTGCCCGTGGCCTTGGGCGGCCTGCAGGGGCGCTGGCGCCTGGCGGCAACGTTTTATTTGTCATCCCTTGTGGGCACAGCTTGCACCGACCTGGCCATGGCGGCCACCGGCGTGATGCAGTTCTGGCCCGCAGTGGTGACAGCCTCCCTCGATCAAGCGCCGCTACTGCTGCATCAAGCGGGGACACATCTGCTTCAGCCCCTGCCCCTGGTCACTCTGGTGGTCTCAGCAGTTCTCGTTCTGTTGGCTGGACGTCGCCTGAGCAGGAACAGCGGCGGTTTCACCGGTGATGTGGGATCCATGGCTGCTGCCGTCTTGATCACCACCCTTTGGGTGGATGGCTTGTTCTTGCTCTCAGCCTTGCTTCAGCCCGGGCTCAGTGGCCTGATCGAGTGA